The window TAGGGGTCAAACATGTCCACTTTGTCGCAGCAGACGCCGGTGAGCAGGACATAATGCTGGCAGCCGTACCACAGACGGAGCACCACAGCGCCCCCCTGCTGCAGCGCGCCGACGAGGGCGCTGTGGCGGCTGACGCCCACCTCCTCTCCCGACAGATAGTCACAGGAGAGGGGGAATTTTTTGGCCCGGGAGAACTGGTTCATCCAGTTGCTCAGAAACATCATCGCCATCCGCGAGGTGCCGTTCTTTCCAAATTCACCCTTCCCGTTGTAGGCGTCGAGGCAGTACATCATGATGTACTTGGGCACATCCGGCGGGATCTGCTCCCGGTCAAACAGGAAACTGACCGCGTTGAGCAGACTGGTCGGGCCGCAATCATATTCTGTGATCTGATAGCGCAGCGGCACTTTCAATGTGATCCCCCCGGTTAGTTGTTAGTGGGCGAGTTGTTAGTTATTGTCAAAATTTACTGGTTTTTAGTAGCTTGTTTCTGATAACTATATGCGCATTTGCAGCGCAAACAGAGTGCCGTGCGGGGCGTCTTCGCGGGTGCAGTGGACAAAGCCCATCTTCTCGTAAAAGCGGCGGGCCGACCGGTTGGACTCCGCCACCCGCAGGTGCAGGGCGTGGCGGCCCAGCGACCGGTAGACGCTGACCGCGTGGCCGACGAGCTGGGCGCCCAGCATCTGCCCACGCGCGTCGGCGCGCAGGTAGACGAGCGAGAGGTGTCCGGTGTTGTCCGGCGTCAGCGCCTGGACGTCGAGCTCCAGCAAGCCCACCGCCGTCTCTCCGCGCATGGCAAACACGACCGCGCGCGGGTGGGCGCCGGCCATACGTACCGTGTGGGTGCGCGTGGCCGGTTCGCTAAAGCCGCGTGTATGACCGTAGACGGAGACCCAGGCGTCCCGGCGGAACGCATACGCGAGATCGGCGTCCTCCGGCAGGCAGATCGGCCGGAACCATAAGTTGACGTCGGTCTCCGCCGCTTGCCCCGAGCGCCACCAGTGCTGCCGCGCAAACGTGGACAGCGCCCCCAGGTGGGACCCGTCTCCCAATGCGCGGACGACCGGCGCGCCCGCGCCGT is drawn from Oscillospiraceae bacterium and contains these coding sequences:
- a CDS encoding peptidase C39, yielding MKVPLRYQITEYDCGPTSLLNAVSFLFDREQIPPDVPKYIMMYCLDAYNGKGEFGKNGTSRMAMMFLSNWMNQFSRAKKFPLSCDYLSGEEVGVSRHSALVGALQQGGAVVLRLWYGCQHYVLLTGVCCDKVDMFDPYYRKRPFGRPGIALVPDGAACNRRVAFDVLNSEGRTPYALGQMDDREAVILFNQETRQTAEWTIEYFL
- a CDS encoding GNAT family N-acetyltransferase; this encodes MARLYVVRHAEAEGNLYRRAHGHYDSLVTPNGQAQIGALRQRFAAVRFDGVYTSDLGRARRTAGALTPADGRAIQSLPALREIHLGAWEDRPWGELARADAARYAVFGRDPWQFSVPEGESMRTVWDRVYRAARAIAAAHPLPSETVAIISHGVAIRSLLARLSGLPPARLAEIPHSDNTSVSCLDWDGAGAPVVRALGDGSHLGALSTFARQHWWRSGQAAETDVNLWFRPICLPEDADLAYAFRRDAWVSVYGHTRGFSEPATRTHTVRMAGAHPRAVVFAMRGETAVGLLELDVQALTPDNTGHLSLVYLRADARGQMLGAQLVGHAVSVYRSLGRHALHLRVAESNRSARRFYEKMGFVHCTREDAPHGTLFALQMRI